From the Priestia koreensis genome, one window contains:
- a CDS encoding DUF2627 domain-containing protein, producing MIRIIALLILLIPGFLAGYGIKLMRDMFFGILQPPFHSLFLQFSMGLILFLGGLGFVAGFILHRDRKRNKVQQRFQKNNLDSK from the coding sequence ATGATACGTATTATTGCGTTACTTATTTTACTTATTCCTGGTTTTCTAGCAGGATACGGCATTAAATTAATGAGGGATATGTTTTTTGGTATTCTTCAGCCGCCCTTTCATTCTTTATTCCTTCAGTTCTCGATGGGGCTCATTCTTTTTTTAGGTGGATTAGGATTCGTAGCTGGCTTTATCCTTCACCGCGACAGAAAAAGAAACAAAGTACAGCAGCGATTTCAAAAAAATAATCTCGATTCCAAATAA
- a CDS encoding YycC family protein, with protein sequence MRPLQISPETAVKLAEKLNIPLEQLMHMPQHILLQKLAELDKEEK encoded by the coding sequence ATGCGTCCATTACAAATTTCACCTGAAACAGCTGTAAAGCTTGCCGAAAAGCTTAATATTCCGCTTGAACAGCTTATGCATATGCCACAGCACATTTTGCTTCAAAAGCTTGCGGAATTAGATAAAGAAGAAAAGTAA
- the spo0A gene encoding sporulation transcription factor Spo0A, which produces MKKIKVCLVDDNRELIGLLEDYISEQDDMEVIGVAYNGQECLHMLKENDPDVLILDIIMPHLDGLAVLSQLRDMNKGTYPNVIMLTAFGQEDVTKKAVDLGASYFILKPFDMENLVNHIRQVSGKSSAVLKRPTSSLKNNRDNRSNNLDANITSIIHEIGVPAHIKGYLYLREAISMVYKDIELLGSITKVLYPDIAKKYNTTASRVERAIRHAIEVAWSRGNIDSISSLFGYTVSMTKAKPTNSEFIAMVADKLRLEHKVS; this is translated from the coding sequence GTGAAAAAAATTAAAGTATGTTTGGTCGATGACAACAGAGAATTAATTGGGCTATTGGAAGACTATATTTCAGAGCAAGATGATATGGAAGTCATTGGCGTAGCATATAACGGACAGGAATGTTTGCATATGCTGAAAGAAAACGACCCGGACGTACTTATTCTAGATATCATTATGCCACATCTAGATGGATTGGCTGTGTTAAGTCAGTTACGCGATATGAACAAAGGAACATATCCAAATGTCATTATGTTAACGGCATTCGGTCAAGAAGATGTTACGAAAAAAGCCGTCGATTTAGGCGCATCTTATTTTATTCTAAAGCCATTTGATATGGAGAACTTAGTAAATCATATTCGCCAAGTTAGTGGAAAGTCCTCAGCCGTGTTAAAACGTCCCACTTCATCCTTGAAAAATAATCGAGATAACCGTTCAAATAACTTAGATGCTAACATTACGAGTATTATTCATGAAATTGGAGTGCCAGCGCACATTAAAGGTTATTTATATTTACGTGAAGCCATTTCAATGGTTTACAAGGATATTGAATTATTAGGATCGATTACGAAAGTACTTTATCCGGATATCGCCAAAAAATATAACACGACAGCAAGCCGCGTTGAGCGCGCTATTCGTCATGCCATTGAAGTAGCTTGGAGCAGAGGAAACATTGATTCAATTTCTTCGCTATTCGGATACACCGTCAGCATGACCAAAGCGAAGCCAACGAACAGCGAGTTCATTGCGATGGTGGCAGATAAGCTACGCCTTGAACACAAAGTTAGCTGA
- a CDS encoding glycerophosphodiester phosphodiesterase, whose product MEIYGHRGSAGTHPENTMISFQEAARVGAIGIELDVHMSKDGELMVIHDEKVDRTTGHKGYIKDMTYAQIRKLDASYKFKKKYGGCPIPSLAEVLEWIATTPLLVNIELKNNVFEYRNLELVVLNMIYHYGLKDRVILSSFNHNSLVRAKSFDSTIPTAILYSYQLFEPWTYAQSVGADALHPNFRTLNDVIVSAAQDDRLAVRPYTVNNADKATELFQMGCDAIITDYPEKMRALFS is encoded by the coding sequence ATGGAGATTTACGGACATCGAGGTTCTGCAGGAACACATCCTGAAAATACAATGATTTCGTTTCAAGAAGCAGCGCGTGTAGGCGCTATTGGGATTGAGTTGGATGTTCACATGTCAAAGGACGGTGAGCTGATGGTCATCCATGATGAAAAGGTAGATCGCACAACCGGACATAAAGGGTACATAAAAGACATGACGTACGCACAAATCCGAAAATTAGATGCGAGTTATAAATTTAAAAAGAAATACGGAGGGTGTCCGATCCCGTCTCTTGCCGAAGTGCTTGAATGGATCGCAACCACACCGCTTCTCGTCAATATTGAATTGAAAAACAATGTGTTTGAATATCGAAATTTGGAGCTTGTCGTTCTGAATATGATTTACCATTATGGGCTAAAAGATCGCGTCATATTATCTTCGTTCAATCATAATAGCCTTGTGCGGGCGAAGAGCTTTGACTCGACGATTCCAACGGCTATTTTGTATTCATATCAGCTGTTTGAGCCGTGGACGTACGCACAAAGTGTAGGAGCGGATGCGCTTCACCCTAATTTCCGCACGCTAAATGACGTGATTGTGTCAGCGGCGCAGGACGATCGTCTTGCCGTTCGCCCGTATACGGTAAATAATGCGGACAAAGCAACGGAACTGTTTCAAATGGGCTGTGACGCCATCATCACCGATTATCCAGAGAAAATGAGAGCATTGTTTTCGTAA
- a CDS encoding sigma-54 interaction domain-containing protein: MQNVLIVGAGKGGRAILQMVIASDMLRVIGMVDINKGAPGMEEAKKLGLMTSSSWEQFKDASIDIIIDATGDEDVYEELKNVWRNRHTVVIPGSVAHIISELMEEKEELVFKWKTESYKHDLIFNTAHDGMIVIDNEERITLFNKSAEKITGFKRADVLGHPVLEVIPASQLPYILQTKKVERNHEFTFENGKKIITTRIPILNDQGELFGAFALFKDITEVVDLAKEVTNLKEIQTMLEAIIQSSEEAISVVDEDGTGLLINPAYTRLTGLKEEDVIGKPATADISEGESMHMKVLQTRRPVRSVRMKVGAHKKDVLVNVAPVIVDGKLKGSVGVIHDVSEIKQLTNELNRARQIIRTLEAKYSFDDIIGNSEEFKLAIEQAKLAAKTPATVLLRGESGTGKELFAHAIHNASDRKYNKFIRVNCAAISETLLESEMFGYEEGAFSGAKRGGKRGLFEEANNGSIFLDEIGELSAQMQAKLLRVLQEKEIVRVGGTKAVPINVRVIAATNVHLEKGMANGKIREDLYYRLNKIPIHITPLRQRKEDIELLSQHLIQKINQDYGRNVEGLTPAALVYLKQYEWPGNVRELENILGRAVIYMHYNEQFIDVHHIPELQSVSEPKKTVLAPVVGSDHEGTLNDLVEVYEAQVMRQVLEKYNYNKTKTAKQLGISVRTLYYKMEKYNLAKNSVQ; the protein is encoded by the coding sequence ATGCAAAACGTATTAATTGTTGGAGCGGGAAAAGGTGGACGAGCTATTTTACAAATGGTCATCGCAAGCGACATGCTGAGGGTAATTGGAATGGTTGATATTAACAAGGGTGCACCGGGGATGGAGGAAGCAAAAAAATTAGGGCTGATGACGTCCTCATCATGGGAACAATTTAAGGATGCTTCAATCGATATTATTATTGATGCCACCGGAGATGAAGATGTCTATGAAGAGCTAAAAAACGTTTGGCGAAATCGTCATACGGTCGTAATCCCAGGTTCGGTTGCGCATATCATCTCAGAGCTGATGGAGGAAAAAGAAGAGCTTGTATTTAAATGGAAAACAGAATCCTACAAGCATGATTTAATTTTCAATACGGCGCACGACGGCATGATTGTCATTGATAACGAGGAGCGAATTACGCTATTTAATAAAAGCGCAGAAAAAATTACGGGATTTAAGCGAGCAGATGTGCTAGGACATCCTGTTTTAGAGGTGATTCCAGCGAGTCAGCTTCCTTACATACTGCAAACGAAAAAAGTAGAGCGAAACCATGAGTTTACGTTTGAGAACGGAAAAAAAATTATTACAACACGTATTCCGATATTGAATGATCAGGGGGAACTGTTTGGAGCTTTTGCGCTCTTTAAAGACATTACAGAAGTTGTCGATCTAGCGAAGGAAGTAACCAATTTAAAAGAAATTCAAACGATGCTCGAGGCGATTATTCAATCATCGGAAGAAGCGATTTCAGTCGTAGATGAGGATGGAACGGGGTTGCTTATTAATCCAGCTTATACGAGGTTGACAGGACTAAAAGAAGAGGACGTGATTGGAAAGCCGGCTACCGCTGATATTTCTGAAGGAGAAAGCATGCATATGAAAGTGCTCCAAACGAGACGTCCGGTGCGTAGCGTACGAATGAAGGTTGGGGCTCATAAAAAAGATGTGCTTGTGAACGTAGCACCTGTTATTGTCGACGGCAAATTAAAAGGAAGCGTTGGGGTCATTCATGACGTGTCCGAGATTAAACAGCTAACCAATGAATTAAATCGTGCAAGGCAAATTATTCGCACCTTAGAAGCCAAATATTCATTTGATGATATTATAGGCAATTCAGAAGAATTTAAGCTAGCCATTGAGCAAGCAAAGCTCGCAGCCAAAACGCCTGCGACCGTTTTATTACGCGGTGAATCCGGAACAGGAAAAGAACTCTTTGCCCACGCCATCCATAATGCAAGTGATCGAAAATATAACAAGTTTATTCGTGTAAACTGTGCGGCAATCTCAGAAACGCTTCTTGAAAGTGAAATGTTCGGGTATGAAGAGGGCGCTTTTTCAGGCGCAAAGCGAGGCGGTAAACGAGGATTGTTTGAAGAAGCGAATAACGGAAGTATTTTTTTAGATGAAATTGGCGAGCTGTCTGCTCAAATGCAGGCAAAGCTTCTTCGGGTGCTCCAAGAGAAAGAAATTGTTCGAGTGGGAGGTACAAAAGCTGTTCCGATTAATGTCCGAGTGATTGCCGCAACAAATGTTCACTTGGAAAAAGGAATGGCAAACGGAAAAATCCGAGAAGATCTTTATTATCGGTTAAATAAAATTCCGATTCACATTACTCCGCTCAGGCAACGAAAAGAAGACATTGAATTGCTTTCACAGCACTTAATTCAAAAAATCAATCAAGATTATGGCCGAAATGTTGAGGGGCTTACGCCTGCTGCATTGGTTTATTTGAAACAGTACGAGTGGCCAGGAAACGTTCGTGAGCTGGAGAATATCTTAGGTCGTGCCGTTATTTATATGCACTACAACGAGCAGTTCATTGATGTTCACCACATTCCAGAGCTACAGTCCGTGTCTGAGCCTAAGAAGACGGTTCTTGCTCCTGTTGTAGGCAGCGATCATGAGGGGACGTTAAATGATCTCGTAGAGGTTTACGAAGCGCAGGTGATGAGACAAGTGCTTGAAAAATACAACTACAATAAAACCAAAACAGCAAAGCAACTAGGAATTTCAGTGCGTACTCTTTATTACAAGATGGAAAAGTATAATCTTGCAAAAAATAGCGTGCAATAG
- a CDS encoding TlyA family RNA methyltransferase translates to MTKKERVDVLLVERGLVETREKAKRSVMAGLVYSNETRLDKPGEKISRDLPLIVKGAVIPYVSRGGLKLEKALKEFALEIQDKIMIDIGSSTGGFTDCALQNGVKMSYAIDVGYNQLAWKIRQDERVVVMERTNFRYVTPADLQEGMPEFASIDVSFISLTLILPVLKTLLVPNSDVVALVKPQFEAGREQVGKKGIVRDPKVHQQVLEHMIEFSQKQGYTIADLSYSPITGGEGNIEFLLHLKWPGEGQEVGENQLQMDVETLVSEAHSTLKEKKDKEQ, encoded by the coding sequence TTGACAAAAAAAGAAAGAGTAGATGTCTTACTCGTAGAACGTGGTTTAGTAGAAACAAGAGAAAAAGCAAAACGCTCTGTAATGGCAGGACTCGTCTACTCGAATGAAACAAGACTAGATAAGCCCGGGGAGAAGATTTCCCGGGACTTACCTCTTATCGTAAAGGGAGCCGTAATTCCTTATGTTAGTCGAGGTGGTTTAAAGCTTGAAAAAGCATTGAAGGAATTTGCGCTAGAAATCCAAGACAAGATTATGATTGACATTGGATCTTCCACGGGAGGATTTACGGATTGCGCGCTTCAAAACGGCGTGAAAATGTCTTATGCGATCGATGTAGGGTACAATCAGCTTGCATGGAAAATTCGTCAGGATGAGCGCGTAGTCGTAATGGAACGCACCAATTTCCGTTATGTAACACCTGCTGATTTGCAAGAAGGAATGCCAGAATTTGCATCTATTGATGTTTCGTTCATTTCGCTTACGCTGATCTTGCCGGTTTTAAAAACGCTACTCGTACCGAACAGTGACGTCGTGGCGCTTGTAAAGCCACAGTTTGAAGCAGGAAGGGAGCAAGTTGGCAAAAAAGGAATTGTCCGAGATCCAAAAGTACATCAACAAGTGCTGGAACATATGATTGAGTTCTCGCAAAAGCAAGGCTATACGATTGCAGATTTATCTTATTCTCCTATTACAGGTGGAGAGGGCAACATTGAATTTCTTCTTCACTTAAAATGGCCTGGAGAAGGACAAGAAGTGGGAGAAAACCAACTTCAAATGGACGTAGAGACGCTTGTATCAGAAGCGCATTCGACGCTGAAAGAGAAAAAGGATAAAGAGCAATAA
- the recN gene encoding DNA repair protein RecN — protein sequence MLAELSIKNFAIIDELTTSFEKGLTVLTGETGAGKSIIIDAIQLLVGGRGSSEFVRHGTNRAEIEGLFLIGADHPCYEKAAEVGIDVQDDMLVLRRDITTNGKSICRINGKLVTLGILREIGQTLIDIHGQHEHQDLMNQDRHLAMLDQYGGEKIAKALEEYQQVYERYMDLKKQLNKLSENEQKRAHRLDLIQFQLEEIKSANLQPNEDNDLMEERMKISNFEKIYNALNDAYNALHGEQRGLDWVGLAMGNAEDIQELDDAYVEISEAVSSSFYQLEDASFKIRQQLDMLEYDPKRLDYIESRISEINQLKRKYGQSVEEILEYAATIEDEMDQIENRDTHLSNIQAELKAVAKDLLVEAKNVSALRHKLGEKLTAGIHQELKELYMAKTIFEVKFTKVTPSLQDIELDGEHVKFTRSGIDHVEFYLSTNPGEPLKPLAKIASGGELSRIMIALKSIFSKHQGVTSIIFDEVDTGVSGRVAQAIGEKIYRISTGSQVLCISHLPQVAAMANTHLFISKKVKDNRTSTAVEPLSQSEKVKEIGRMIAGAEITDLTKEHAKELLDLADRFKH from the coding sequence TTGTTAGCAGAGCTATCCATTAAAAATTTCGCGATTATTGATGAATTGACGACTTCCTTTGAAAAGGGTCTGACGGTCTTAACCGGAGAAACAGGTGCTGGGAAATCAATTATTATTGATGCCATTCAGCTTCTTGTCGGTGGAAGAGGTTCCTCAGAGTTTGTGCGTCATGGAACAAATCGAGCAGAAATTGAAGGACTATTTCTAATTGGGGCAGATCACCCGTGCTATGAAAAGGCAGCAGAAGTTGGAATTGATGTTCAGGACGATATGCTTGTACTTCGCAGAGATATTACGACAAACGGAAAAAGCATTTGCCGCATTAACGGAAAGCTTGTAACGTTAGGCATTTTACGAGAAATTGGACAAACTCTAATTGATATACATGGTCAGCACGAGCATCAGGATTTAATGAATCAAGACCGTCATTTGGCTATGCTTGATCAATATGGCGGAGAGAAAATTGCCAAAGCGCTTGAAGAGTATCAGCAAGTATACGAGCGCTACATGGATTTGAAGAAGCAGCTAAATAAGCTTTCAGAAAACGAGCAGAAACGAGCGCACCGCTTGGATTTAATTCAATTTCAGCTAGAGGAAATTAAATCAGCGAACTTACAGCCAAACGAAGACAATGATCTAATGGAAGAACGAATGAAAATTTCAAACTTTGAAAAGATCTATAACGCGCTAAACGACGCTTATAATGCTCTCCACGGGGAGCAAAGAGGACTAGACTGGGTCGGTCTTGCCATGGGAAATGCAGAGGATATCCAAGAGCTTGACGATGCCTATGTGGAAATTTCTGAAGCCGTATCGAGTTCTTTTTATCAGCTTGAGGATGCGTCTTTTAAAATTCGTCAGCAGCTGGATATGTTGGAGTACGATCCAAAACGCTTAGATTATATTGAGTCACGTATTAGCGAAATCAATCAATTGAAGCGTAAATATGGCCAAAGCGTAGAAGAAATTTTGGAATACGCGGCTACGATTGAAGACGAAATGGACCAAATTGAAAATCGAGACACTCATCTCTCAAACATTCAAGCAGAACTTAAAGCGGTCGCAAAAGATTTATTGGTCGAAGCTAAAAATGTCTCGGCTCTTCGTCATAAGCTAGGTGAAAAGCTAACGGCGGGTATTCATCAGGAACTAAAAGAACTGTACATGGCAAAAACAATCTTCGAAGTGAAATTTACGAAAGTGACGCCGTCTCTTCAAGACATTGAACTGGACGGAGAGCATGTGAAATTCACTCGCAGTGGAATTGATCACGTTGAATTTTATTTATCAACGAACCCAGGGGAGCCGCTGAAGCCGCTCGCGAAAATCGCTTCTGGTGGAGAACTGTCCCGGATTATGATCGCGCTAAAGAGCATTTTCTCAAAGCATCAGGGCGTCACGTCGATTATCTTTGATGAAGTGGATACCGGCGTAAGCGGTCGTGTAGCTCAGGCGATCGGTGAGAAAATTTACCGCATCTCGACAGGTTCTCAGGTGCTGTGTATTTCTCATTTGCCTCAGGTTGCGGCGATGGCAAACACTCACTTATTTATTTCAAAAAAGGTGAAAGACAACCGTACATCTACGGCTGTAGAACCGCTGAGTCAGTCTGAAAAAGTAAAAGAAATCGGACGAATGATTGCCGGTGCTGAAATTACGGATTTAACGAAAGAACACGCGAAAGAGCTGCTTGATTTAGCGGATCGTTTCAAACATTAA
- the dxs gene encoding 1-deoxy-D-xylulose-5-phosphate synthase produces MDLTAIKNPQFLKKMSKEQLIELSEEIRKFLITQLSATGGHIGPNLGVVELTLALHKIYDSPKDKFLWDVGHQSYVHKILTGRACEFETLRQYKGLCGFPKRNESEHDVWETGHSSTSLSGAMGMAAARDLNKTGAHIIPIIGDGALTGGMALEALNHIGHEQTDMTVILNDNEMSIAPNVGALNNVLGKLRTAGKYNWVKDEMEVLLRKIPAVGGKLASTVERVKDGLKYMVVSGMFFEDLGFTYLGPVDGHDFDDLFETLRYAKKTKGPVLVHVITKKGKGYLPAEEDTVGTWHGTGPYKIESGAFIKPDKAPPIGWSKLVSDTVLRLAHEDKRIVAITPAMPVGSKLEQFAKELPDRMYDVGIAEQHATTMAAGLATQGMKPFLAIYSTFLQRAYDQVLHDICRQNLNVFIGIDRSGLVGADGETHQGVFDISFLRHMPNMVLMMAKDENEGQHLVNTALKYNDGPIAMRYARGNGVGVSMDDELKEIPIGSWEVLKEGTDATILTFGTTIPMAMEAAAQLEKANVSIRVVNARFIKPMDEDMLHSIFGEKQPILTLEESMLQGGFGSAVAEFAIDHGYYQTKINRMGIPDQFVEHGSVTKLLEEIGLTTEEVVKNIQKLLQFNKKGLEVL; encoded by the coding sequence TTGGATCTAACAGCTATAAAGAATCCTCAATTTCTAAAAAAGATGTCAAAAGAACAGCTCATTGAATTGAGCGAAGAAATACGAAAGTTTTTAATTACGCAACTGTCCGCAACTGGCGGCCACATCGGGCCGAATCTTGGAGTAGTGGAGCTAACGCTCGCGCTTCACAAGATTTATGACAGCCCAAAAGATAAGTTCCTATGGGACGTAGGGCATCAATCGTACGTTCACAAAATTTTGACGGGACGCGCATGTGAGTTTGAGACACTGCGTCAATACAAAGGTCTCTGCGGCTTTCCGAAACGAAATGAAAGTGAGCATGACGTATGGGAAACCGGCCATAGTTCAACCTCTTTATCAGGCGCAATGGGAATGGCAGCGGCACGTGATCTAAACAAAACAGGTGCACACATCATTCCGATCATCGGAGACGGCGCATTAACAGGCGGAATGGCGCTTGAAGCTTTAAATCACATTGGGCATGAACAAACCGATATGACGGTTATCCTGAACGACAATGAAATGTCGATTGCTCCGAATGTTGGGGCGCTTAACAACGTGCTTGGTAAGCTTCGTACCGCTGGTAAATACAACTGGGTGAAGGATGAAATGGAAGTACTCCTTCGTAAAATTCCAGCAGTAGGCGGAAAGTTAGCATCGACTGTTGAACGAGTGAAAGATGGCTTAAAATACATGGTCGTGTCGGGAATGTTTTTCGAGGACTTAGGATTTACGTACCTCGGACCAGTAGACGGGCACGATTTTGATGACCTGTTTGAAACGCTTCGCTATGCAAAGAAAACAAAAGGTCCAGTGCTTGTGCACGTTATTACGAAAAAAGGGAAAGGCTACTTGCCAGCTGAAGAAGATACGGTCGGTACGTGGCATGGAACAGGTCCCTACAAAATTGAGTCAGGTGCGTTCATTAAACCAGACAAAGCGCCGCCAATTGGCTGGAGCAAGCTCGTTAGTGATACGGTATTAAGACTTGCTCACGAAGATAAACGAATCGTAGCGATCACGCCAGCAATGCCGGTCGGTTCAAAGCTTGAGCAATTTGCTAAGGAGTTGCCAGACCGTATGTACGACGTAGGGATTGCAGAGCAGCACGCCACAACAATGGCAGCAGGTCTTGCTACGCAAGGGATGAAGCCATTCTTAGCGATTTATTCTACGTTTTTACAGCGTGCGTATGACCAAGTGCTCCACGATATTTGTCGCCAAAATCTGAATGTGTTCATTGGAATTGACCGTTCAGGCCTAGTTGGGGCAGATGGGGAGACGCATCAGGGCGTATTTGATATTTCATTCCTTCGTCACATGCCAAACATGGTACTGATGATGGCAAAGGATGAAAATGAAGGACAGCACCTTGTTAATACGGCGCTGAAATATAATGATGGTCCGATTGCTATGCGCTATGCACGTGGTAACGGTGTAGGCGTTTCGATGGATGACGAACTAAAAGAAATTCCAATCGGTTCATGGGAAGTGTTAAAAGAAGGAACGGATGCGACCATTTTAACGTTCGGTACAACAATTCCCATGGCAATGGAAGCGGCAGCACAGCTAGAAAAAGCAAATGTGTCAATTCGTGTTGTGAACGCACGCTTTATCAAGCCGATGGATGAAGATATGCTTCACTCCATTTTCGGTGAAAAACAGCCGATCTTAACGTTAGAGGAATCCATGCTACAAGGTGGATTTGGTAGTGCAGTAGCAGAATTTGCGATCGATCACGGCTACTATCAAACGAAAATTAACCGCATGGGAATTCCAGATCAATTCGTTGAGCATGGCAGCGTAACAAAATTGCTTGAGGAAATTGGTTTAACGACGGAAGAAGTCGTTAAAAACATTCAAAAACTATTACAATTTAACAAAAAAGGGCTTGAGGTGCTTTGA
- the ahrC gene encoding transcriptional regulator AhrC/ArgR: MNKGQRHIKIREIITTNDIETQDELVDILKNQGFNVTQATVSRDIKELHLVKVPLMDGRYKYSLPADQRFNPLQKLKRALMDAFVKIDSAGHMLVMKTLPGNGNAVGVLLDHLDWEEILGTICGDDTCLIICRTPEDTKVIADRLVEML, from the coding sequence ATGAATAAAGGTCAACGTCATATTAAAATTCGTGAAATTATTACGACGAACGATATTGAAACACAAGATGAATTAGTAGATATTTTAAAGAACCAAGGTTTTAATGTTACGCAAGCAACGGTTTCACGTGACATTAAAGAATTACATTTAGTAAAAGTACCGCTCATGGATGGGCGATATAAATACAGTCTCCCTGCGGATCAACGCTTTAATCCGCTGCAAAAGTTAAAACGAGCGCTCATGGATGCATTTGTTAAAATTGATTCTGCTGGTCATATGCTCGTGATGAAAACGTTACCGGGGAATGGAAACGCAGTAGGGGTACTGCTAGATCATTTAGATTGGGAAGAAATTTTAGGAACGATTTGTGGAGATGATACGTGTCTAATCATTTGTCGTACTCCTGAAGATACAAAAGTGATTGCAGATCGCTTAGTAGAAATGCTTTAA
- the spoIVB gene encoding SpoIVB peptidase: MKIKYRKFIGTILLVAMIGLGFFPELRNYINIPTQVTVFEHQEASIHTALPATSTAQNVFKSETADHHEVVIKGKEIGEEPLTLAVAGIPVKKVDVKVLSDFKVIPGGQSIGVKLNARGVLVVGYHQIEAKDGKKSPGEKAGIQVGDMITKINGTTIEKMSDITPFIQSAGKTGKPLDLEVLRDKEHFQTKLVPVKDKNNYAYRIGLYIRDSAAGIGTMTFYDPKSKKYGALGHVISDMDTKKPIVVEDGQIVRSTVTSIEKGAHGVPGEKLARFSEDRHIMGNINRNSPFGIFGKLHDSIENGIADKPLPIALSNEVKEGPAKILTVIDNDKVEEFDVEVISTIPQKFPATKGMVIKITDPVLLKKTGGIVQGMSGSPIIQDGKVIGAVTHVFVNDPTSGYGVHIEWMLNEAGINIYKGVQKKAS, encoded by the coding sequence GTGAAAATTAAATACAGAAAGTTCATAGGAACTATTCTCCTTGTTGCGATGATAGGATTAGGATTTTTTCCGGAACTACGTAATTATATCAACATTCCAACGCAAGTAACGGTCTTTGAACATCAAGAAGCTTCTATTCACACAGCATTACCAGCTACTTCAACCGCTCAAAACGTTTTTAAAAGCGAAACGGCCGATCATCATGAGGTCGTCATCAAAGGGAAAGAAATTGGCGAAGAACCGTTAACATTAGCCGTAGCAGGGATTCCTGTGAAAAAGGTAGATGTGAAGGTGCTCTCAGATTTCAAGGTTATTCCTGGTGGCCAATCCATTGGTGTTAAGCTCAATGCGCGCGGTGTGCTTGTAGTAGGGTATCATCAGATTGAGGCAAAAGACGGAAAGAAATCTCCTGGTGAAAAAGCAGGTATTCAAGTAGGAGATATGATTACGAAAATTAACGGTACGACGATTGAAAAAATGAGTGATATTACGCCGTTTATTCAATCCGCTGGAAAAACAGGAAAGCCTCTCGATTTAGAAGTGCTGCGTGATAAAGAGCATTTCCAAACAAAGCTTGTTCCTGTCAAAGATAAAAACAACTACGCTTATCGAATTGGTCTTTATATTCGTGATTCAGCAGCTGGAATTGGAACGATGACGTTTTACGATCCGAAGTCCAAAAAATACGGTGCGCTTGGTCATGTTATTTCTGACATGGATACGAAAAAGCCGATTGTGGTTGAAGATGGACAAATTGTACGATCGACGGTGACGTCTATCGAAAAAGGAGCACATGGTGTTCCGGGTGAGAAATTAGCGCGCTTTTCTGAAGATCGCCATATTATGGGGAATATTAATCGAAATAGCCCTTTTGGAATCTTTGGCAAACTTCATGATTCGATTGAAAATGGCATCGCAGATAAACCTCTCCCAATTGCTTTATCAAATGAAGTAAAAGAGGGGCCTGCTAAAATTTTGACTGTCATTGACAATGACAAAGTGGAAGAGTTCGACGTAGAAGTCATTAGCACCATTCCGCAAAAGTTTCCCGCAACAAAAGGAATGGTGATTAAAATTACAGACCCTGTCCTATTAAAGAAAACAGGCGGTATTGTCCAAGGAATGAGTGGGAGTCCAATTATTCAAGACGGGAAGGTTATTGGTGCTGTCACACATGTATTCGTAAACGATCCGACTTCTGGATACGGTGTTCATATTGAATGGATGCTAAATGAGGCAGGAATTAACATTTATAAGGGCGTTCAGAAAAAGGCGAGCTAA